In Vallitalea longa, one DNA window encodes the following:
- a CDS encoding transposase: MVRFSNNWYKQKIKVARIHYKIKNARSNFLHKLSTQLV; this comes from the coding sequence ATGGTAAGGTTTTCGAATAATTGGTACAAACAAAAGATTAAAGTAGCAAGAATACACTATAAAATCAAAAATGCAAGATCGAATTTTTTACATAAACTATCTACTCAATTAGTAAA